The following are from one region of the Ochotona princeps isolate mOchPri1 chromosome 4, mOchPri1.hap1, whole genome shotgun sequence genome:
- the CTSF gene encoding cathepsin F, with the protein MAPWLQLLWPLWPLWLLGLLPSAVPAPAQPRAVVARAWRPLDPELLGAARFALKMYNQGRAAGAQAVLGAVRGRVRREGQGSLYTLEATLEEPQCHEPTVCQLPVSRKTLLCSFQVLDELGKHMLLRRDCGPVETRVTDDGNETLKYVLPGLGRNSLSQDFSVKMASIFQKFMHTYNRTYESKEEAEWRLSVFASNLMRAQKIQALDRGTAQYGITKFSDLTEEEFRTIYLNPLLQSEPGQKMHMAKSVEDPAPPEWDWRSKGAVTKVKDQGMCGSCWAFSVTGNVEGQWFLKRGTLLSLSEQELLDCDKVDKACLGGLPSNAYSAIKNLGGLETEDDYSYQGHMQACSFSAQKARVYINDSVELSRNEQRLAAWLAKRGPISVAINAFGMQFYRRGIAHPLRPLCSPWLIDHAVLLVGYGNRSATPFWAIKNSWGTDWGEEGYYYLYRGSGVCGVNTMASSAVVN; encoded by the exons ATGGCTCCCTGGCTGCAGCTGCTTTGGCCACTTTGGCCGCtgtggctgctggggctgctgcccaGCGCCGTCcccgcccctgcccagccccgagCAGTGGTCGCTCGGGCCTGGAGGCCGCTGGACCCAGAGCTGCTGGGAGCCGCCCGCTTCGCCCTCAAGATGTACAACCAGGGCCGGGCTGCGGGCGCGCAGGCCGTGCTGGGGGCCGTTCGCGGGCGCGTCCGCCGG GAGGGTCAGGGGTCGCTCTACACACTGGAGGCCACCCTGGAGGAGCCGCAATGTCATGAACCCACGGTGTGCCAGCTCCCTGTGTCCAGGAAAACCCTG ctctgcagCTTCCAAGTCCTGGACGAGCTGGGGAAGCACATGCTGCTGAGGCGGGACTGTGGCCCGGTGGAAACAAGAGTGACAG ATGACGGAAATGAGACTTTGAAATATGTgctcccagggctgggcaggaatTCCTTGTCCCAG gactTTTCTGTGAAGATGGCGTCAATCTTCCAGAAGTTTATGCACACCTATAACCGGACTTACGAGTCGAAGGAAG AGGCCGAATGGCGTCTGTCCGTCTTTGCCAGTAACCTGATGCGTGCCCAGAAGATCCAGGCCCTGGACCGGGGCACAGCTCAGTATGGCATCACCAAGTTCAGTGACCTCACAG AGGAGGAATTCCGCACCATCTATCTGAATCCCCTCCTGCAGTCGGAGCCCGGCCAGAAGATGCACATGGCCAAGTCCGTGGAGGACCCTGCGCCCCCGGAGTGGGACTGGAGGAGTAAGGGGGCTGTTACCAAAGTCAAGGACCAG GGCATGTGTGGCTCCTGCTGGGCCTTCTCTGTCACAGGCAATGTGGAGGGCCAGTGGTTCCTGAAGCGGGGAACGCTGCTGTCCCTCTCGGAGCAGG AGCTCTTGGACTGTGACAAGGTGGACAAGGCCTGCCTGGGCGGCTTGCCCTCCAACGCCTACTCGGCCATAAAGAACCTGG GGGGGCTAGAGACAGAGGATGACTACAGCTACCAGGGTCACATGCAGGCCTGCAGCTTCTCTGCGCAGAAGGCCAGGGTCTACATCAATGACTCCGTAGAGCTGAGCCGGAATGAGCAAA GGCTGGCGGCCTGGTTGGCCAAGAGGGGCCCGATTTCCGTGGCCATCAATGCATTTGGCATGCAG TTCTACCGCCGTGGGATCGCCCACCCGCTGCGGCCCCTCTGTAGCCCCTGGCTTATCGACCACGCTGTGTTGCTGGTGGGCTATGGCAACC GGTCTGCCACGCCCTTCTGGGCCATCAAGAACAGCTGGGGCACCGACTGGGGTGAAGAG GGTTACTATTACTTGTACCGTGGGTCCGGGGTGTGCGGTGTGAACACCATGGCCAGCTCAGCGGTGGTGAACTAA
- the ACTN3 gene encoding alpha-actinin-3 — MMMVMQPEGLGAGLGPLGGGEYMEQEEDWDRDLLLDPAWEKQQRKTFTAWCNSHLRKAGTQIENIEEDFRNGLKLMLLLEVISGERLPRPDKGKMRFHKIANVNKALDFIASKGVKLVSIGAEEIVDGNLKMTLGMIWTIILRFAIQDISVEETSAKEGLLLWCQRKTAPYRNVNVQNFHTSWKDGLALCALIHRHRPDLIDYAKLRKDDPIGNLNTAFEVAEKYLDIPKMLDAEDIVNTPKPDEKAIMTYVSCFYHAFAGAEQAETAANRICKVLAVNQENEKLMEEYEKLASELLEWIRRTVPWLENRVGEPSMSAMQRKLEDFRDYRRLHKPPRVQEKCQLEINFNTLQTKLRLSHRPAFMPSEGKLVSDIANAWRGLEQVEKGYEDWLLSEIRRLQRLQHLAEKFQQKASLHETWTRGKEDMLNQRDYESASLQEVRALLRRHEAFESDLAAHQDRVEHIAALAQELNELDYHEAASVNSRCQAICDQWDNLGTLTQKRRDALERMEKLLETIDQLQLEFARRAAPFNNWLDGAIEDLQDVWLVHSVDETQSLLTAHEQFKATLPEADRERGAILGIQGEIQKICQTYGLRPSSTNPYISLSPQDINSKWDMVRKLVPSRDQTLQEELARQQVNERLRRQFAAQANAVGPWIQAKVEEVGRLAAGLAGSLEEQMAGLRQQEQNIINYKSNIDRLEGDHQLLQESLVFDNKHTVYSMEHIRVGWEQLLTSIARTINEVENQVLTRDAKGLSQEQLNEFRASFNHFDRKRNGMMEPDDFRACLISMGYDLGEVEFARIMTMVDPNAAGVVTFQAFIDFMTRETAETDTAEQVVASFKILAGDKNYITPEELRRELPAEQAEYCIHRMTPYKGSGAPAGALDYVAFSSALYGESDL, encoded by the exons accttCACTGCCTGGTGCAACTCACACCTGCGCAAGGCAGGCACCCAGATCGAGAACATCGAGGAGGATTTCCGCAATGGCCTCAAGCTCATGCTGCTTTTGGAGGTGATTTCAG gagAGAGACTGCCCAGGCCAGACAAGGGCAAAATGCGTTTCCACAAGATCGCCAATGTCAACAAGGCCCTGGACTTCATTGCCAGTAAAGGAGTGAAGCTGGTGTCTATTGGGGCTGAAG AGATCGTCGACGGGAACCTCAAGATGACGCTGGGCATGATCTGGACCATCATCCTGCGCTTCGCCATCCAGGACATCTCTGTGGAGG AAACCTCGGCCAAGGAAGGCTTACTCCTGTGGTGCCAGCGCAAGACGGCACCGTACCGCAATGTCAATGTCCAGAACTTCCATACCAG CTGGAAGGATGGCTTGGCGCTCTGCGCCCTCATCCACCGACACCGCCCCGACCTCATCGACTACGCCAAACTGCGCAag GATGACCCCATCGGCAACCTGAACACAGCTTTCGAAGTGGCAGAGAAATACCTGGACATCCCCAAGATGCTGGATGCGGAAG ACATTGTGAACACCCCAAAACCGGATGAGAAGGCCATCATGACCTACGTGTCCTGCTTCTACCACGCCTTCGCTGGGGCTGAGCAG GCAGAGACAGCAGCCAACAGGATCTGCAAGGTGCTGGCCGTGAACCAGGAGAACGAGAAGCTGATGGAGGAGTATGAGAAGCTGGCCAGTGAG CTGCTGGAGTGGATCCGCCGCACTGTTCCATGGCTGGAGAACCGAGTGGGTGAGCCTAGCATGAGTGCCATGCAGCGCAAGCTGGAGGACTTCCGGGACTACCGGCGCCTGCACAAGCCGCCCCGCGTGCAGGAGAAGTGCCAGCTGGAGATCAACTTTAACACGTTGCAGACCAAGCTGCGCCTCAGCCACCGGCCTGCCTTCATGCCTTCTGAAGGCAAGCTGGTCTCG GATATTGCCAATGCGTGGCGGGGGCTGGAACAAGTGGAAAAGGGCTACGAGGACTGGCTGCTCTCAGAGATTCGGCGCCTgcaaaggctgcagcacctggccGAGAAGTTCCAGCAGAAGGCTTCTCTGCATGAGACCTGGACCAGGG GCAAGGAGGACATGCTGAACCAGCGCGACTACGAGTCCGCGTCACTGCAGGAGGTGCGGGCGCTGCTGCGGCGCCACGAGGCCTTCGAGAGCGATCTGGCAGCGCACCAGGACCGCGTGGAGCACATCGCTGCGCTGGCCCAGGAGCTCAA cgAGCTGGACTATCACGAGGCCGCCTCCGTGAACAGCCGCTGCCAGGCCATCTGTGACCAGTGGGACAACCTGGGCACACTGACCCAGAAGAGGCGGGACGCGCTGGAG CGCATGGAGAAACTCCTAGAAACCATCGACCAGCTGCAGCTAGAGTTTGCCCGGCGGGCAGCGCCCTTCAACAACTGGTTAGACGGTGCCATAGAGGACCTGCAGGACGTGTGGCTGGTGCACTCCGTGGATGAGACCCAG AGCCTGCTAACTGCACATGAACAGTTCAAAGCCACATTGCCCGAAGCCGACCGGGAGCGGGGCGCCATCCTGGGCATTCAGGGTGAGATCCAGAAGATCTGCCAGACGTATGGGCTGCGGCCCAGCTCCACCAACCCCTACATTAGCCTCAGCCCGCAGGACATCAACAGCAAGTGGGACATG GTCCGAAAGCTGGTGCCCAGCCGCGACCAGACGCTACAGGAGGAGCTGGCGCGGCAGCAGGTGAACGAAAGGCTCCGGCGACAGTTTGCAGCCCAGGCCAACGCTGTGGGGCCCTGGATCCAGGCAAAGGTGGAG gAGGTGGGGCGGCTGGCGGCCGGGCTGGCCGGCTCGCTAGAGGAGCAGATGGCCGGACTGCGGCAGCAGGAACAGAACATCATCAACTACAAGAGCAACATTGACCGGCTGGAGGGCGACCACCAGCTGCTGCAAGAGAGCCTGGTGTTTGACAACAAGCACACGGTCTACAGCATGGAG CACATCCGTGTGGGCTGGGAGCAGCTTCTCACCTCCATCGCCCGTACCATCAATGAGGTGGAGAACCAGGTACTGACTCGAGACGCcaagggcctgagccaggagcagctCAACGAGTTCCGGGCCTCCTTCAACCACTTTGACCGG AAACGGAATGGCATGATGGAGCCCGATGACTTCCGCGCCTGCCTCATCTCCATGGGCTACGACCTG GGAGAAGTGGAGTTCGCACGTATCATGACCATGGTGGACCCCAATGCAGCCGGGGTCGTCACCTTCCAGGCCTTCATTGACTTCATGACCCGGGAGACAGCCGAGACGGACACAGCCGAGCAGGTAGTGGCCTCCTTCAAGATCCTGGCGGGAGACAAG AACTACATCACCCCCGAGGAGCTGCGGAGGGAGCTGCCTGCCGAGCAGGCCGAGTACTGCATTCACCGCATGACGCCCTACAAGGGTTCTGGGGCACCTGCTGGGGCCCTGGACTATGTGGCCTTCTCCAGCGCCCTCTACGGGGAGAGCGACCTCTGA